A genome region from Arachidicoccus soli includes the following:
- a CDS encoding DUF3276 family protein, whose amino-acid sequence MDYEQNERKQESVYSKRLKAGKRRTYFFDVRETRGNDYYLTITESRKRFNDEGYDRHKIFLYKEDFNKFVKALGEAVDYVKTDLMPDYDFDAFNHDYPENQDGYSSDNQSTTTPETPEKQIDEEVKKEKDDVIEEGTTVETTAVSADNTLASEEVEKW is encoded by the coding sequence CGGAAACAGGAAAGTGTTTATAGTAAAAGGCTTAAAGCCGGGAAACGAAGAACTTATTTTTTTGATGTTCGCGAAACGCGTGGTAATGATTATTATCTTACTATTACAGAGAGTAGAAAGCGATTTAATGATGAAGGCTATGACAGACACAAAATCTTTTTGTATAAGGAAGATTTTAATAAGTTTGTAAAAGCATTAGGAGAAGCGGTGGATTATGTAAAGACCGATTTGATGCCTGATTACGATTTCGATGCATTTAACCATGATTATCCTGAAAATCAGGATGGTTATTCCTCTGACAATCAAAGCACTACCACTCCAGAAACCCCTGAAAAGCAGATAGACGAAGAAGTGAAAAAGGAAAAAGATGATGTGATCGAAGAGGGCACTACGGTAGAAACAACGGCAGTTTCTGCAGACAACACACTTGCTTCAGAGGAAGTGGAAAAATGGTGA
- the rpmB gene encoding 50S ribosomal protein L28 — MARVCQVTGKKPMVGNNVSHSNIKTKRRFLPNLQTKRFFLAEEDRWITLKLSADAIRTINKNGLLSVVKQLRADGVKI; from the coding sequence ATGGCAAGAGTATGTCAGGTAACAGGAAAAAAGCCTATGGTTGGCAATAATGTTTCACATTCAAACATTAAAACTAAGCGTCGTTTTTTACCAAATTTGCAAACAAAACGTTTCTTCCTAGCAGAAGAAGATCGTTGGATTACTTTAAAATTGTCTGCCGATGCAATTCGTACAATTAACAAAAACGGATTGTTGTCAGTAGTTAAACAATTAAGAGCCGACGGCGTTAAAATCTAA
- the rpmG gene encoding 50S ribosomal protein L33, whose amino-acid sequence MAKKGNRVQVILECTEHKTSGMPGTSRYISQKNKKNTAERLELKKYNPILKKVTVHKEIK is encoded by the coding sequence ATGGCAAAGAAAGGAAACAGGGTTCAGGTAATTTTGGAATGCACAGAACATAAAACAAGTGGCATGCCAGGAACCAGCCGTTATATTTCTCAAAAAAATAAGAAAAATACTGCTGAGCGTTTAGAGCTTAAAAAGTATAATCCTATTTTGAAAAAAGTAACTGTACACAAAGAAATTAAATAG
- a CDS encoding DUF4295 domain-containing protein: MAKAASKNSKVKDLKSAADAKNWTKVIKTVRNPKTGAYTFKESIIHKDNVKDFLAAK, from the coding sequence ATGGCAAAAGCAGCTTCAAAAAACTCGAAAGTTAAAGATCTTAAATCTGCAGCAGACGCGAAAAACTGGACTAAAGTTATTAAAACTGTACGCAACCCCAAAACAGGTGCTTACACTTTTAAAGAATCTATTATCCACAAAGACAATGTAAAAGATTTTTTAGCAGCTAAATAG
- a CDS encoding RelA/SpoT family protein: protein MKQTTKTNELIKYTLDEEEEKKEILRRYRSLLRALRPKFKKGDKEVVRHAFEMAADAHKTMRRKSGEPYIFHPIAVAMICVEEIGLGVRSTICSLLHDTVEDTDISIDDITREFGNEIAKIVDGLTKIATVVDASTTQQTENFKKILLTLTDDPRVILIKLADRLHNMRTLDWMKPEKQLKIASETVWVYAPLAHRMGLYAIKTEMEDLSMKYLEPQEYREIAKKLAETKRERTRYINEFIKPIKEKLQASEFDFEIYGRPKSIHSIWNKMKKKGVLFEEVYDLFAIRVLLNSAPEKEKEECWKVYSMITDSYTPAPERLRDWLSNPKSNGYEALHTTVMGPQGKWVEVQIRTQRMNEIAEKGLAAHWKYKEGTNNEDRFDQWFGQIREMISSQGTDSIDFLQDFKTSFLAEEIYVYTPKGDVKMLPKGSCALDFAFAIHSAVGQKCIGAKVNHKLVPIGYKLRSGDQVEIITSNKQKPNEDWLNLVVTAKAKNRIKDALKEEKRNIAEDGKYTLSRKLENLGVPASTYNIDELVTFYKLTSHLDLFYNIAIKKIDLKELKEFTVSGDKLESPRREKQEKIPYSEDVEPKQFSKKDSELIIFGESSDKIMYTLANCCHPIPGDDVFGFVSVGKGLIIHRINCPNAAQLMANQGHRIVKTKWAKNKEISFLTRVEIVGVDDVGVINKITNIISGDLRINISALTIESEDGLFKGKVKVFVHDKEELDELVKRLKQLDGIQRVERFDNE from the coding sequence TTGAAACAAACCACAAAAACCAACGAATTAATTAAATATACATTAGACGAAGAAGAAGAAAAAAAAGAAATTCTTCGGCGTTATCGTTCCCTACTGCGCGCACTCCGTCCTAAATTTAAAAAGGGAGATAAAGAAGTTGTCCGGCATGCTTTTGAAATGGCTGCTGACGCACATAAAACTATGCGCCGCAAAAGTGGAGAACCTTATATCTTTCATCCTATTGCTGTTGCAATGATTTGTGTAGAAGAAATAGGATTAGGTGTAAGGAGTACTATATGTTCACTATTACACGATACAGTAGAAGATACTGATATTTCTATTGATGATATTACACGCGAATTTGGGAATGAGATTGCCAAAATCGTTGATGGACTTACAAAAATCGCCACCGTAGTTGATGCCAGTACAACACAGCAAACAGAGAATTTCAAAAAAATACTACTTACGCTTACAGATGATCCTCGTGTGATATTGATAAAGCTAGCTGACCGTTTACATAATATGCGCACACTTGATTGGATGAAACCTGAGAAACAATTAAAAATTGCAAGCGAAACAGTCTGGGTATATGCACCACTGGCGCATCGAATGGGACTTTACGCTATCAAGACTGAAATGGAAGATTTGTCCATGAAATATCTTGAGCCACAGGAATATAGAGAGATTGCAAAGAAACTTGCCGAAACAAAAAGAGAACGTACACGTTATATTAACGAATTTATTAAACCTATAAAAGAAAAACTACAGGCATCTGAGTTTGATTTTGAAATATATGGCCGACCCAAAAGCATTCATTCTATTTGGAACAAAATGAAAAAGAAAGGTGTGCTATTTGAGGAAGTTTACGACCTTTTCGCCATTCGTGTATTGCTCAATTCCGCCCCCGAAAAAGAAAAAGAAGAATGCTGGAAAGTTTATTCTATGATTACTGACTCCTACACACCCGCACCAGAGCGCTTACGCGACTGGTTAAGTAACCCTAAGAGTAACGGATACGAAGCACTACATACTACGGTTATGGGGCCACAAGGAAAATGGGTGGAGGTGCAAATACGGACGCAGCGAATGAATGAAATCGCAGAGAAAGGTCTAGCAGCACACTGGAAATACAAAGAAGGCACTAATAATGAAGATCGTTTTGATCAGTGGTTTGGACAAATACGCGAGATGATCAGTTCTCAAGGGACGGATAGCATTGACTTCTTACAAGATTTTAAAACAAGTTTTCTTGCGGAAGAAATTTATGTGTATACCCCGAAAGGAGATGTGAAGATGCTACCCAAAGGCTCCTGTGCATTAGATTTTGCATTTGCGATACATTCGGCTGTAGGCCAAAAATGTATTGGTGCAAAAGTCAATCACAAACTGGTTCCTATTGGTTACAAATTACGTAGTGGTGATCAAGTAGAAATTATCACAAGTAATAAACAAAAGCCCAATGAAGACTGGCTGAATTTAGTAGTAACTGCCAAGGCAAAAAACAGAATAAAAGATGCACTTAAAGAAGAAAAACGCAATATTGCAGAAGATGGTAAATATACTTTAAGCCGCAAGTTGGAAAATTTGGGTGTTCCTGCATCTACTTATAATATTGATGAGTTAGTAACTTTTTATAAGCTGACATCTCACCTTGACTTGTTTTATAATATCGCAATCAAAAAAATAGATTTAAAGGAACTCAAAGAATTTACTGTTAGCGGTGATAAATTAGAATCACCACGTCGAGAGAAACAAGAAAAAATTCCCTATTCTGAAGACGTTGAACCTAAGCAATTTTCCAAAAAAGATTCGGAATTAATTATTTTTGGAGAGAGCAGTGACAAAATAATGTACACGCTTGCTAATTGCTGTCACCCTATTCCCGGAGATGATGTATTTGGCTTTGTAAGTGTGGGGAAGGGGTTAATCATTCACCGCATTAATTGCCCGAATGCCGCACAATTAATGGCCAATCAAGGACATAGGATTGTAAAAACCAAATGGGCGAAGAACAAGGAAATCTCTTTCTTAACAAGAGTGGAGATAGTGGGCGTAGATGATGTAGGGGTCATCAATAAAATTACTAATATTATCAGCGGAGACCTTCGAATTAATATCTCAGCACTCACAATTGAATCGGAAGATGGACTATTTAAGGGAAAAGTAAAAGTATTTGTACACGACAAGGAAGAACTCGATGAATTGGTTAAACGTCTAAAACAGTTAGATGGCATTCAACGAGTGGAAAGATTTGATAATGAATAA
- a CDS encoding YdeI/OmpD-associated family protein translates to MKKDARVDLYIENAATFAQPILQHLRMIIHRASPDITETIKWGFPNFEYKGKILCSFAAFKKHCAFNLWLHSLVIPTTETKNGMRSLGKIFSLDNLPLNETIIKVLQDAMRYTEEGKTIQRKTPIKNEKIITPKYLLEALNKNKIASNNYAAFSSSKKKEYIEWITEAKTDSTREKRLNTAIEWIAEGKSRNWKYQK, encoded by the coding sequence ATGAAAAAAGATGCAAGAGTAGATTTATACATTGAGAATGCAGCTACATTTGCGCAACCTATTCTGCAACACCTTCGAATGATTATACATAGGGCTTCGCCGGATATTACCGAAACTATCAAATGGGGTTTCCCAAATTTTGAATATAAAGGAAAAATATTATGCAGTTTTGCCGCATTTAAGAAACACTGTGCTTTTAATTTATGGCTACACTCATTAGTCATTCCCACTACAGAAACCAAAAATGGAATGAGAAGTTTGGGAAAGATATTTTCTTTGGATAATTTGCCTTTGAATGAAACTATAATAAAGGTTCTACAAGATGCAATGCGCTATACAGAAGAAGGAAAAACTATTCAACGAAAAACTCCCATCAAAAACGAAAAAATAATTACACCTAAATATTTATTGGAAGCCTTAAATAAAAATAAAATTGCTTCTAATAATTATGCGGCATTTAGTTCATCAAAGAAGAAAGAATATATCGAATGGATTACCGAAGCCAAAACCGATTCCACACGTGAAAAAAGATTGAACACCGCAATAGAATGGATTGCTGAAGGGAAAAGTAGAAATTGGAAATATCAAAAATAA
- a CDS encoding bifunctional folylpolyglutamate synthase/dihydrofolate synthase codes for MNFQQTIDFLYAQLPMFSRDGAVAFKKDLSNTLALCKVLDNPQERIRTIHVAGTNGKGSSSHMLAAILQQAGYKTGLYTSPHLQDFRERIKINGALCTEAFVVGFVKKIRPYLASIQPSFFEITVAMAFQYFVDNNVDIAVIETGLGGRLDSTNVITPEVSLITNIGMDHMDLLGDTLDKIAFEKAGIIKQNIPIVVSEFLPETKSVFEEKAFKENAPIFFSQEIFKVEKSEGHLSNLFVWVKENGHAATIKYELDLPGIYQRKNLLGVLEVVHQLKLKGWSIQEDHISNALKKVKKLTGLHGRWELINANPLIIADVGHNEDGVRQIMEQLKNTSYRHIHLIIGFVKDKDISNVLNLLPKDATYYFTKAQIPRALNEEMLSTLATARGLKGQSFSNIDAALSLAKRNYQEGDLILVCGSVFLVAELKA; via the coding sequence ATGAATTTTCAACAAACTATTGACTTTCTTTATGCGCAACTTCCAATGTTTAGCCGCGACGGGGCTGTCGCGTTTAAGAAAGATTTAAGTAACACTTTGGCACTTTGCAAAGTATTGGATAACCCACAAGAAAGAATAAGGACAATACATGTGGCCGGAACGAATGGCAAAGGATCGAGCAGTCATATGCTTGCAGCCATTTTGCAGCAAGCCGGTTACAAAACTGGTCTTTATACTTCGCCGCATTTGCAGGATTTTCGAGAAAGAATAAAAATAAATGGAGCGCTATGCACCGAAGCTTTTGTGGTGGGTTTTGTGAAAAAAATCAGACCATATTTAGCGAGTATCCAGCCTTCATTTTTTGAAATTACGGTGGCAATGGCATTTCAATATTTTGTCGATAATAATGTGGATATTGCTGTTATAGAAACCGGACTTGGCGGCCGTTTGGATAGCACGAATGTCATCACTCCTGAAGTGAGTTTAATTACCAATATTGGAATGGATCACATGGATTTATTGGGTGATACTTTAGATAAAATTGCTTTTGAGAAAGCAGGAATTATTAAGCAAAATATTCCTATTGTCGTCTCAGAGTTTTTACCAGAAACTAAATCGGTCTTTGAAGAGAAAGCCTTCAAAGAAAATGCACCTATATTCTTCTCGCAAGAAATTTTTAAGGTAGAAAAGTCAGAGGGGCATTTGTCAAACCTTTTTGTTTGGGTAAAAGAAAATGGACATGCTGCAACCATCAAGTACGAATTGGACTTGCCCGGCATTTATCAAAGAAAAAATTTACTTGGTGTTTTAGAGGTGGTGCACCAATTGAAATTAAAAGGCTGGAGCATTCAAGAAGACCATATTTCGAATGCGTTGAAAAAGGTAAAAAAACTTACCGGCCTGCATGGTCGATGGGAATTGATAAATGCAAATCCATTAATAATTGCTGATGTTGGCCATAATGAAGATGGTGTAAGGCAAATTATGGAACAGTTAAAGAACACTTCATATCGGCATATACACTTGATTATTGGCTTTGTAAAAGACAAGGATATTTCAAATGTGCTAAATTTATTGCCTAAAGATGCCACCTACTATTTTACCAAAGCACAAATACCAAGAGCACTAAATGAAGAAATGCTCTCTACCTTAGCTACTGCTAGAGGTTTAAAAGGGCAGTCTTTTTCAAATATAGATGCTGCTTTATCTCTAGCCAAGCGCAATTATCAAGAAGGTGATTTAATATTGGTTTGCGGTAGTGTTTTTTTAGTAGCCGAATTGAAAGCCTAA
- the tyrS gene encoding tyrosine--tRNA ligase produces the protein MNLIEELRWRGMLQDIMPGTEAQLLKEKTSGYIGFDPTADSLHIGSLVPILLLVHLQLAGHKPFALVGGATGMVGDPSGKSNERNLLNEEQLNINVAGIKKQLSKFLDFSDESDNAAILVNNYDWFKNISFIEFLRDTGKHLTVNYMMAKDSVKKRIEGETGISYTEFAYQLMQGFDFYHLYKKHNCKLQMGGSDQWGNITTGTELIRRKAGGEAFAFTCPLIKKTDGTKFGKTETGNVWLDAEKTSPYQFYQFWLNSSDEDAENWIKIFTFLQKEEIENIVSLHKSDASKRILQKRLAQEITCFVHGDEEYKKALEVTEKLFANQNAPAESLTIEDLEAMEGVQKIEIPIAQLNMDVISFLAEAKIFSSKGEARKMLQNGGISINRKKVEDLQMQITSSLLLHNKYILAQKGKKNYYLIEVK, from the coding sequence ATGAATTTAATAGAAGAATTACGTTGGCGTGGTATGTTACAGGATATAATGCCAGGTACAGAAGCACAACTTTTAAAAGAAAAGACTTCTGGTTATATTGGTTTCGACCCTACAGCTGATAGCTTACACATAGGTAGTTTAGTACCCATTTTATTGTTAGTGCATTTGCAACTTGCAGGTCATAAGCCATTTGCATTAGTGGGCGGTGCTACTGGAATGGTGGGCGATCCAAGTGGTAAAAGCAACGAACGTAATCTATTAAACGAAGAGCAATTAAATATCAATGTTGCAGGTATAAAAAAACAACTATCTAAGTTTCTCGACTTTAGCGACGAAAGCGATAACGCAGCTATTCTTGTAAATAACTATGATTGGTTTAAAAATATTTCATTTATAGAATTTCTACGTGATACTGGTAAGCATCTCACCGTCAATTATATGATGGCAAAAGACAGTGTAAAAAAACGTATTGAAGGAGAAACCGGGATTTCCTATACTGAATTTGCCTACCAATTGATGCAAGGTTTCGATTTTTATCATTTATATAAAAAGCATAATTGCAAATTGCAAATGGGGGGCAGTGATCAATGGGGAAATATTACCACCGGTACCGAATTGATACGCCGTAAAGCCGGAGGAGAAGCATTTGCGTTTACCTGTCCCTTAATTAAAAAAACAGATGGCACCAAGTTTGGCAAGACCGAAACTGGGAATGTTTGGCTTGACGCAGAAAAGACTTCGCCTTACCAATTCTATCAATTCTGGTTAAATTCCTCAGATGAAGATGCAGAAAATTGGATAAAGATTTTTACATTTTTGCAAAAAGAGGAAATTGAAAATATCGTGTCTCTCCATAAATCTGATGCTTCAAAACGAATACTCCAGAAACGTCTGGCGCAAGAAATAACCTGTTTTGTTCACGGAGATGAGGAATATAAAAAAGCACTTGAGGTAACAGAAAAATTATTCGCCAATCAAAATGCACCGGCTGAGAGCCTTACTATAGAGGACCTGGAAGCAATGGAAGGTGTTCAGAAAATAGAAATTCCTATTGCACAACTAAACATGGATGTAATTTCTTTTTTAGCCGAAGCAAAAATTTTCTCGAGCAAAGGGGAAGCGCGCAAAATGTTACAAAATGGAGGCATTAGTATCAATAGAAAGAAGGTGGAGGATTTGCAAATGCAAATAACTTCAAGTCTTCTATTGCACAACAAATACATACTGGCGCAGAAAGGAAAGAAGAATTATTATTTAATTGAGGTAAAATAA
- a CDS encoding RDD family protein encodes MKTVGTGTRVLNFLIDTFLIFIISLLFSKWYTFQVMYWGYKPLPAYSFFLITLVVYYFLFESIWKRTPGKWFSISKVVKSNGHKPSILHILIRTLVRVIVIDFLFIPFLNGKTLHDYLSGTRVIEA; translated from the coding sequence ATGAAAACAGTAGGCACGGGTACAAGAGTATTAAACTTCTTAATCGATACATTTCTGATTTTTATAATTTCACTCTTATTTTCTAAGTGGTATACCTTTCAGGTAATGTATTGGGGTTATAAGCCATTACCCGCTTATAGTTTTTTCCTTATTACTTTGGTTGTTTATTATTTCTTATTTGAAAGCATTTGGAAACGTACACCTGGTAAGTGGTTTAGCATAAGTAAAGTGGTGAAATCTAATGGTCATAAGCCGTCCATTCTGCACATCTTAATACGTACTTTGGTAAGAGTCATCGTTATAGACTTTTTGTTTATCCCATTCTTAAATGGTAAAACGCTACATGATTATTTAAGTGGGACAAGGGTAATAGAGGCCTAA
- a CDS encoding glycosyl hydrolase family 95 catalytic domain-containing protein, whose protein sequence is MKFFYCIIILFANIFYLNAQNLVKYNLEFNQLAHRWDEALPLGNGILGALIWQKGNNLRFSLDRADLWDERPALDLSKFNFKWVENQVAKKAYDTVQQLGDAPYDALPYPTKIPAAALEFNIAALGDVKSVILDIKTAQAEVFWKNGATLETFVDASQPFGAFRLTGVSSDIIPKMMIPDYKKMNEGAANTVVSGQGLARLNYAKGVIKRGGDYITYTQPGSNGFHYEVSISWKYKNDTLEGVWSIASYHAKDNRDNVAKKICQAKLVDNYIELLSSHKSWWDEFWSQSSIYIPDTLLQKQYYLEIYKLGSVSRKEAPPITLQAIWTADNGSLPPWKGDIHNDLNTELSYWPTYSSNHLQESESFTNWLWNVRKENKKYTKEYFQVNGLNVPGVATLSGKPMGGWIQYSLSPTVSAWLAQNFYWQWKYSMDKRFLKNRAYPYLHNVAIFLENITEMKNGIRVLPLSSSPEFHDNSMQAWYTKGNTNYDLALMRFAFGAAAEMAKDLGREKEVHRWMKDLSQLPNFAIDSTGLRIAPREARNVSHRHHSNLMAIFPLGLLNPEHPVDKAIIDSSLRWLQHTGTRAWCGYSFSWAASLYARAKDGDNAEKMLQIFASNFCSPNSFHLNGDQKGGQYSAFTYRPFTLEGNFAFAQGVQEMLLQSYSGIIDVFPAVPAQWSNISFNNLRAEGAFLVSAQEKNGAVVSIKITATQGGVAKVRLPFKHLTFALQNGVLSKEVENNIVQISFKKGGEIELKNEL, encoded by the coding sequence ATGAAATTTTTTTATTGCATCATCATTCTTTTCGCAAATATATTCTACTTAAACGCGCAAAACTTAGTCAAATACAATTTAGAATTTAATCAATTAGCCCATAGGTGGGATGAAGCCTTGCCATTAGGTAATGGTATTTTGGGCGCATTGATTTGGCAAAAAGGAAATAACCTGCGTTTCTCTTTAGATAGAGCCGATTTATGGGACGAACGTCCAGCATTAGATTTATCAAAGTTTAATTTTAAATGGGTCGAAAATCAAGTGGCTAAAAAAGCGTATGATACAGTTCAGCAATTAGGAGATGCACCTTATGACGCATTACCTTATCCCACAAAAATTCCTGCAGCTGCCTTAGAATTTAATATTGCTGCATTGGGGGACGTAAAGTCGGTGATATTGGATATAAAAACTGCCCAAGCAGAAGTTTTTTGGAAAAATGGCGCCACCCTTGAAACTTTTGTGGATGCCTCTCAACCTTTTGGAGCCTTTCGTTTAACGGGTGTTTCTTCGGATATAATCCCAAAGATGATGATACCCGATTACAAGAAAATGAATGAAGGTGCTGCGAATACTGTGGTGTCCGGGCAGGGTTTAGCAAGATTAAATTATGCTAAAGGAGTGATAAAAAGAGGTGGAGATTATATTACATATACCCAACCTGGAAGTAATGGATTTCATTATGAAGTAAGCATTTCTTGGAAGTATAAAAATGATACTTTAGAAGGTGTTTGGAGTATTGCCTCTTATCACGCAAAGGATAATAGAGATAATGTTGCAAAAAAAATTTGTCAAGCAAAATTAGTAGATAATTACATAGAATTATTGTCTAGTCATAAGAGTTGGTGGGATGAATTTTGGTCACAATCTTCCATATATATTCCCGATACTTTATTGCAAAAACAATATTATTTAGAAATCTATAAATTGGGCAGTGTTTCTCGAAAAGAGGCTCCTCCTATAACATTGCAAGCAATTTGGACTGCGGATAATGGGTCACTTCCACCATGGAAGGGGGATATTCATAATGACTTAAACACAGAATTGAGCTATTGGCCAACTTATTCAAGCAACCACTTACAAGAATCAGAATCATTTACCAATTGGTTATGGAATGTGCGTAAAGAGAATAAAAAATATACTAAAGAATATTTTCAAGTTAATGGTTTAAATGTCCCCGGTGTTGCCACTCTTTCGGGCAAGCCAATGGGCGGTTGGATTCAATATTCTTTATCGCCAACTGTAAGTGCCTGGCTTGCACAAAATTTCTATTGGCAATGGAAATATTCTATGGACAAAAGGTTCTTAAAAAACCGGGCATATCCTTATTTACATAATGTTGCTATTTTTTTAGAAAATATTACAGAAATGAAAAATGGAATAAGGGTTTTGCCCTTAAGCTCTAGCCCGGAATTTCACGACAATAGCATGCAAGCCTGGTATACAAAAGGTAATACAAATTACGATCTTGCATTGATGCGTTTTGCTTTTGGGGCAGCTGCAGAAATGGCTAAAGATCTGGGTCGAGAAAAGGAGGTGCATCGATGGATGAAAGATTTATCACAATTGCCCAACTTTGCAATTGATAGCACTGGTTTAAGAATTGCTCCAAGAGAAGCTAGAAATGTTTCGCATCGTCATCACTCCAATTTAATGGCTATTTTCCCTTTAGGCTTATTGAACCCGGAACACCCTGTTGACAAGGCTATTATTGATAGCTCGCTTCGTTGGCTACAACATACTGGCACGCGTGCCTGGTGTGGCTATTCTTTTAGCTGGGCAGCTAGCTTATATGCTCGGGCTAAAGATGGTGATAATGCGGAAAAAATGTTGCAAATTTTTGCTTCTAATTTTTGTTCTCCAAATAGCTTTCATTTAAATGGAGATCAAAAAGGTGGACAATATTCAGCATTTACTTATCGGCCATTTACATTGGAAGGTAATTTTGCCTTTGCCCAAGGTGTGCAAGAAATGTTATTGCAAAGTTATTCAGGCATTATAGATGTTTTTCCGGCTGTACCTGCCCAGTGGAGCAATATTTCTTTTAATAACTTACGTGCTGAAGGTGCTTTTTTAGTGAGCGCCCAAGAAAAAAACGGCGCAGTTGTCTCAATAAAAATAACAGCAACACAAGGCGGAGTTGCAAAAGTAAGATTGCCGTTTAAACATTTGACTTTTGCTTTGCAAAATGGTGTTCTTTCTAAAGAGGTGGAGAATAATATAGTTCAAATATCTTTTAAAAAGGGAGGAGAAATCGAATTGAAAAATGAATTATAA
- a CDS encoding glycosyltransferase family protein has product MKILYAIQATGNGHISRAMELLPHIEKYGTVDLFLSGSNSTLALNTSVAFRSKGLSLKYTCDGKLHYGKTFTAFSWRRLHREAKDLPIEKYDLILNDFDAITSLACKIKKVPSIHFGHQASFVSEKTPRPEHASFIGEWILRNYAKGTQNLGLHFDKYDDFIQTPVIKTEIWNANAKNKNYITVYLPSYCDKELIDIFSKIKDSSFQIFSRQIKKIHQENNNLTLYPVDKHLFNTSLINSNGIITGAGFETPAEAMYLQKKIMAIPIGGQYEQICNAAALKNLGVFTLPKIENNFKEEVQRWLQEPHKEHNIDFKPTSFIVEKLMEIAGCQKLKQIDEIAVNEIERLVID; this is encoded by the coding sequence ATGAAAATTTTATACGCCATACAAGCTACAGGAAATGGACATATAAGTCGTGCTATGGAGTTACTTCCGCATATCGAAAAATATGGAACAGTAGATTTATTTTTAAGCGGTAGTAACAGCACTTTAGCATTGAATACATCTGTTGCCTTTAGAAGTAAGGGTTTGAGCTTAAAATACACTTGTGATGGGAAGTTGCATTATGGAAAAACTTTTACCGCCTTCTCTTGGAGACGTTTACACCGGGAAGCAAAGGATTTACCTATCGAAAAATACGATTTGATTTTAAATGATTTTGATGCCATTACGTCTTTGGCCTGTAAAATAAAAAAGGTTCCTTCTATACATTTTGGACATCAGGCAAGTTTTGTCTCAGAAAAAACCCCCAGACCCGAACACGCAAGTTTCATAGGCGAATGGATTCTGAGAAATTATGCCAAAGGCACACAAAACTTAGGTTTGCATTTTGATAAATATGATGATTTTATTCAGACACCGGTAATAAAAACAGAAATTTGGAATGCTAATGCGAAAAACAAAAACTACATCACTGTATATCTTCCCTCCTATTGCGATAAAGAATTAATTGATATTTTCTCAAAAATTAAAGACAGTTCATTCCAAATATTTTCAAGACAGATAAAAAAAATTCATCAAGAAAATAATAACCTTACTTTATACCCGGTAGATAAACATTTATTCAATACGAGTCTTATCAATTCTAATGGCATTATTACAGGTGCCGGTTTTGAAACACCAGCAGAAGCCATGTATTTGCAGAAAAAGATAATGGCAATACCAATTGGCGGGCAATATGAGCAAATATGCAATGCCGCTGCCTTAAAAAACCTAGGGGTCTTTACCTTACCAAAGATAGAAAATAACTTCAAAGAAGAAGTGCAACGATGGCTGCAAGAGCCTCATAAGGAGCATAACATTGACTTTAAACCAACCTCATTCATTGTAGAAAAATTAATGGAGATTGCAGGTTGTCAGAAGCTCAAACAAATTGATGAAATAGCAGTAAATGAAATTGAAAGACTTGTAATTGATTGA